The Candidatus Rokuibacteriota bacterium genome has a window encoding:
- the lepA gene encoding elongation factor 4 yields MATELIRNFSIVAHIDHGKSTLADRLLSLTGTMDAKKAVGQVLDSMDLEKERGITIKAHTVRLLYTARDGKEYTLNLIDTPGHVDFSYEVSRSLAACEGAILIVDAAQGVEAQTLANFYLAVDGGLEVVPVINKIDLPAADLEGTRRQITEILGLDGDEAIPISAKHGTNVVDVLEAIVARVPPPTGDPEAPLKALVFDSFYDSYQGVVVYVRLLDGRVRAGLRVLLMSNGKTCEVQQVGIFAPDMRPVGELSAGQVGYLTASIKRVADAKMGETITDALTPTAAPCPGYRDAKAMVFAGLYPIEDTDYEGLRDALEKLRLNDSALSFEPETSLALGYGFRCGFLGMLHLEIVQERLEREFNLSLIVTAPSVRFKVVTTEGETLEVENPAKLPPPDRIERLEEPYVRGSILVPTEFMTAIYKLAQDKRGEHRSLEYLGKRVHILFDFPLSEIVVDFYDKLKSVSKGYASFDYEFLEFRPSELAKLDILLNGDPVDALSVIVHREKAYEKGKALTEKLRGVIPRQLYEVAIQAAIGSRVIARETVKAMGKNVTAKCYGGDITRKRKLLEKQKEGKKRMKQIGKVEVPQEAFLSVLKS; encoded by the coding sequence ATGGCCACCGAGCTGATCCGCAACTTCTCCATCGTCGCCCACATCGACCACGGCAAGTCCACCCTGGCGGACCGCCTGCTCTCACTGACGGGAACCATGGACGCCAAGAAGGCCGTGGGACAGGTGCTGGACTCCATGGATCTGGAGAAGGAGCGCGGCATCACCATCAAGGCCCACACGGTCCGCCTCCTCTACACGGCCCGCGACGGGAAGGAGTACACGCTGAACCTGATCGACACGCCGGGGCACGTGGACTTCTCCTACGAGGTCTCGCGCTCGCTGGCCGCCTGCGAGGGCGCCATCCTCATCGTCGACGCCGCCCAGGGGGTCGAGGCCCAGACCCTGGCCAACTTCTACCTGGCCGTGGACGGCGGCCTCGAGGTCGTCCCGGTGATCAACAAGATCGACCTCCCGGCGGCCGATCTGGAGGGGACGCGGCGGCAGATCACCGAGATCCTGGGGCTGGACGGGGACGAGGCGATCCCCATTTCCGCCAAGCACGGGACCAACGTGGTGGATGTCCTGGAGGCCATCGTCGCGCGCGTCCCGCCGCCCACGGGCGACCCGGAGGCACCGCTCAAGGCGCTGGTCTTCGACTCCTTCTACGACTCCTACCAGGGCGTGGTGGTGTACGTGCGGCTCCTGGACGGGCGGGTGCGCGCCGGGCTGCGCGTCCTGCTCATGTCCAACGGCAAGACCTGCGAGGTCCAGCAGGTGGGGATCTTCGCGCCCGACATGCGGCCGGTCGGGGAGCTGTCCGCGGGGCAGGTGGGCTACCTCACGGCCTCCATCAAGCGGGTGGCCGACGCCAAGATGGGCGAGACCATCACCGATGCGCTCACGCCCACGGCTGCGCCGTGTCCGGGCTACCGCGACGCCAAGGCCATGGTCTTCGCTGGCCTCTACCCCATCGAGGACACGGACTACGAGGGCCTGCGCGACGCCCTCGAGAAGCTGCGGCTCAACGACTCTGCCCTGAGCTTCGAGCCGGAGACCTCGCTGGCGCTCGGCTACGGCTTCCGCTGCGGCTTCCTCGGCATGCTCCATCTCGAGATCGTGCAGGAGCGGCTGGAGCGTGAGTTCAACCTCTCGCTGATCGTCACGGCCCCCAGCGTGCGCTTCAAGGTGGTCACCACAGAGGGCGAGACGCTGGAGGTGGAGAACCCCGCGAAGCTGCCGCCGCCGGACAGGATCGAGCGCCTGGAGGAACCCTACGTCCGGGGCTCCATCCTCGTCCCCACGGAGTTCATGACGGCCATCTACAAGCTGGCGCAGGACAAGCGCGGCGAGCACCGCTCGCTGGAGTACCTGGGCAAGCGGGTGCACATCCTCTTCGACTTCCCGCTGAGCGAGATCGTCGTGGACTTCTATGACAAGCTCAAGTCCGTCTCCAAGGGCTACGCCTCCTTCGACTACGAGTTCCTGGAGTTCCGGCCCTCGGAGCTGGCGAAGCTCGACATCCTGCTCAACGGCGATCCCGTCGACGCCCTCAGCGTCATCGTGCACCGGGAGAAGGCCTACGAGAAGGGCAAGGCGCTGACCGAGAAGCTGCGCGGGGTCATCCCGCGCCAGCTCTACGAGGTGGCGATCCAGGCCGCCATCGGCAGCCGGGTCATCGCGCGGGAGACGGTCAAGGCCATGGGCAAGAACGTCACCGCCAAGTGCTACGGCGGGGACATCACGCGGAAGCGCAAGCTGCTGGAGAAGCAGAAGGAAGGGAAGAAGCGCATGAAACAGATCGGCAAGGTCGAGGTCCCGCAGGAGGCCTTCCTGTCGGTGCTGAAGAGCTGA